Proteins encoded in a region of the Candidatus Margulisiibacteriota bacterium genome:
- a CDS encoding SpoIIE family protein phosphatase produces the protein MIRKKNELLLARKVQEISRNYEGQIDIRQILLYLITSVSRNIGVENVLFLLHNINSEEFELKESIKFKKRFLSFSKNEAFIQYFFNKREPLVLKSLQLAYDKLKKKSDAKEAKLNLFSNLIASLEEIQTEIAVPFYIENECIGILCVGKKINKPFSTDDLFFLEEMAVEFSQKIYFAMRYEEATTKEKEITSLYEVGKVISSLFDFNKTFDIIVRNASIILKAPKIIVLLRDDVDSVFNIKKEFGFTEFQLARIDETPKFRECLQMSHDVAEGILVKNYEDNVFFPQPFLQDLGVYSLLSVPLFDDDLNIIGELRAMRPITQVCFTRRDLGIASSLANNIVLALNNSKRYQKSEEHLIELSTVYNVIKTLTSEFELERIMDRICSIFTEELNFSRSILYIYEDNRYLVAKAASRLDGVDLSTLKLDISRTVEGKALIEGRIIQMGAQDVDEYNHASITDIGMMNFVAIPLLLSSKKAIGVLVIDIGQDSAKQTNIRLLTAIANQSAVILENARLYKKSEELNKQLRIEQSRTAKELQMARYIQQGMLSADLPKTEAVKIAAKNIPCRSVGGDFYNFIQRTDNKLGIVIGDVSGKGIPAALLMTMTNSIFTEYGQRYLSTEEVLNHTNSALQHYLSKSPIFYVTAFYGVLDIEKNIIRYCKAGHNPPILYKQDTNEVVFLDGEGTYLGTFDEGGYIEKNVAVSKGDKLVMYTDGITEVRNEEKKLFSKERLAKLIKEHHTLPVDKLLKILIREAEIYGGSTEFADDITLVIIDFDKLDPVEEKIIYKVDYKIKSSMEDVKAVISEFLKKLQKLEINKRLFNHIRLALSEALMNAFEHGNKKNKDKYVYLKGKVTDMKIELSVIDEGEGFDMSRLKFFENQQEINNRGRGIMAMMACMDDVKFNEKGNILTFTKYII, from the coding sequence ATGATAAGGAAAAAGAACGAACTTCTGTTGGCACGTAAGGTTCAGGAAATATCACGTAATTATGAAGGGCAGATAGATATAAGACAAATACTCTTGTATTTAATTACCTCTGTCTCTAGAAATATTGGGGTAGAGAATGTTTTGTTCCTTTTACATAATATTAATTCTGAAGAATTTGAACTAAAGGAATCCATTAAGTTTAAAAAGAGATTTTTGTCTTTTTCTAAGAACGAGGCTTTCATCCAGTATTTTTTTAACAAAAGAGAGCCCTTGGTCCTTAAGAGTTTGCAATTAGCCTATGATAAATTAAAAAAGAAAAGTGATGCTAAAGAAGCCAAGTTAAATCTTTTTAGTAATTTAATTGCTTCTTTAGAAGAGATTCAAACAGAAATTGCAGTTCCTTTTTATATAGAAAATGAGTGCATTGGTATTCTCTGTGTTGGCAAAAAAATAAATAAACCTTTTTCTACTGATGATTTATTCTTTTTAGAAGAAATGGCCGTCGAGTTTTCACAAAAGATTTATTTTGCTATGCGTTATGAGGAAGCCACCACCAAAGAAAAAGAAATTACTTCTTTATATGAAGTTGGAAAAGTTATTAGTTCTTTGTTCGATTTTAATAAGACTTTTGACATTATTGTCCGTAACGCCTCTATTATTCTGAAAGCTCCTAAAATTATTGTATTGTTAAGAGATGATGTAGACTCTGTTTTTAATATCAAGAAAGAGTTTGGGTTTACAGAATTTCAGTTAGCAAGGATAGATGAAACTCCAAAATTTAGAGAATGTTTGCAGATGTCACACGATGTAGCAGAGGGTATTTTGGTTAAAAACTATGAAGATAATGTTTTTTTCCCTCAACCTTTCTTGCAGGATTTAGGCGTTTATTCTCTGCTTTCCGTTCCTTTGTTTGATGATGACTTAAATATCATTGGAGAATTGAGAGCGATGAGACCAATTACGCAGGTTTGCTTTACTAGAAGAGATTTAGGAATAGCTTCAAGTTTAGCTAATAATATCGTGTTGGCACTTAACAACTCTAAGCGTTATCAAAAGTCGGAAGAACACTTAATCGAACTTTCTACAGTTTATAATGTAATAAAAACACTTACTTCAGAGTTTGAATTAGAGCGCATAATGGACAGGATTTGTTCTATTTTTACTGAAGAATTGAACTTTTCGAGATCGATTTTATATATTTACGAAGATAATAGATATTTAGTAGCAAAGGCAGCAAGTAGGCTGGACGGAGTAGACCTTTCTACCTTAAAGCTGGATATTTCTAGGACAGTTGAGGGAAAAGCCTTGATTGAGGGCAGAATCATCCAAATGGGAGCTCAGGATGTTGACGAGTATAACCATGCCTCAATTACCGATATTGGAATGATGAATTTTGTAGCTATTCCGCTACTATTGAGTAGCAAGAAAGCTATTGGCGTTTTGGTTATTGATATTGGGCAAGATTCAGCAAAACAGACAAATATTAGATTGTTAACTGCTATTGCCAATCAATCTGCTGTTATTTTAGAAAATGCTCGTTTATATAAAAAGAGTGAAGAACTAAATAAACAGTTAAGAATTGAACAATCGAGAACAGCTAAAGAATTGCAAATGGCCAGATATATTCAACAAGGCATGCTTTCTGCTGACCTTCCAAAAACAGAAGCAGTTAAGATAGCAGCCAAGAATATTCCTTGTAGGTCAGTTGGTGGTGACTTTTATAATTTTATCCAAAGAACAGATAATAAATTAGGTATTGTTATCGGAGATGTTTCTGGTAAAGGCATACCAGCGGCACTTCTTATGACAATGACAAATAGTATTTTTACAGAATATGGCCAAAGGTATCTATCAACAGAAGAAGTTTTGAATCATACCAATTCTGCTTTACAGCATTATTTAAGCAAGTCGCCTATTTTCTATGTTACTGCCTTTTATGGTGTGTTAGATATAGAAAAAAATATTATTAGATATTGTAAGGCAGGACACAATCCTCCTATTTTATATAAACAAGATACCAACGAGGTAGTGTTTTTAGACGGTGAAGGTACCTATCTTGGTACTTTTGATGAAGGTGGGTATATTGAAAAGAACGTTGCTGTTAGTAAAGGCGACAAATTGGTTATGTATACTGATGGTATTACGGAAGTTAGAAATGAAGAAAAGAAATTGTTTTCTAAAGAAAGATTAGCCAAGCTTATTAAAGAACACCACACTCTACCTGTTGATAAATTATTGAAAATACTTATAAGAGAAGCTGAAATATATGGAGGTTCCACGGAGTTTGCAGATGATATTACTTTAGTTATTATTGATTTCGATAAACTTGACCCTGTTGAAGAGAAGATAATATATAAAGTTGATTATAAAATTAAAAGCTCTATGGAAGATGTGAAGGCTGTTATTTCGGAGTTCTTGAAGAAGCTTCAAAAGTTAGAAATAAACAAAAGATTGTTTAATCATATTAGATTAGCTTTATCCGAAGCCTTGATGAATGCTTTCGAGCATGGTAATAAAAAGAATAAGGATAAGTATGTCTACTTAAAAGGAAAAGTGACAGACATGAAGATAGAGCTTTCTGTTATTGATGAGGGTGAAGGGTTTGATATGAGCAGACTCAAGTTTTTTGAGAATCAACAAGAGATTAATAATCGAGGAAGAGGTATAATGGCGATGATGGCTTGCATGGATGATGTGAAGTTTAATGAAAAGGGAAATATTCTAACTTTTACAAAGTATATTATTTAA
- a CDS encoding STAS domain-containing protein: MKQLIKEKKGEVIVFKIDGDVEFDDSIQLNETFTQTIAEGNAKIVIDLSECNYIDSSGLGALVEGLKSTQKANGDLRLSNLNEDFKEILMMTRIIKYFQIFDNTDSAVNSF, translated from the coding sequence ATGAAACAGCTTATAAAAGAGAAAAAAGGTGAAGTGATTGTCTTTAAGATAGATGGCGATGTAGAGTTTGATGATTCTATTCAGCTAAACGAGACATTTACTCAGACTATTGCCGAGGGTAATGCAAAAATTGTCATAGATCTTAGTGAATGTAACTATATTGATAGTTCAGGTCTTGGTGCATTGGTTGAAGGTCTTAAATCAACTCAAAAAGCTAATGGTGATTTAAGATTGTCCAATCTTAATGAAGATTTTAAAGAAATCTTGATGATGACAAGGATAATAAAGTATTTTCAGATATTTGATAACACAGACAGTGCAGTAAATAGTTTTTAA
- a CDS encoding GspE/PulE family protein, translated as MKSLDEALVDAGLITVKQLQDVYQQMAVQNQGLINVLVSSGQIDELQLSMFMAKFMDIPFIGLANRKTDRSIINVLPEKIIRKHLVFPMFKVLDSLTLAMLDPFNQEVIEEVTAYTKLRVEPVVATYSDLEEVINRWFGANTTIKDLIESYSALDINLSFLEENAIFKEKDELGPVNKLAHLIITTAIKDNASDVHLESKETGMEVRFRLDGVLHKKWSLPINLSQPLISSIKILAKMDIVEKRLPLDGSFRIQAEQRLIDIRVSSYPMLYGEKLVLRLLDQDNMVFDLERLGMDYELYIKLRSIIQNNYGIFLVSGPTGSGKTTTLYSVLNEIKSNDKNIVTIEDPVEYHIDLINQSEINPKCGLTFARGLRSVLRQDPDIILIGEIRDKETAEIAFQAALTGHLVLSTLHTNDTASSVARLIDMGVEPYLISSVLLGVLSQRLVRKTCSKCRDMYTSEQDLLNWGNLSADDVFLKGKGCSSCRNTGYKGRTGLFELLTMDDVLKQMINQSKFSELDIRKYQDSIGTEFLKDDGLNKVRQQVTTIEEVARVVK; from the coding sequence ATGAAATCTTTAGACGAAGCATTAGTTGATGCAGGCTTGATTACTGTTAAGCAACTTCAAGATGTTTACCAGCAAATGGCTGTCCAAAACCAAGGGTTAATTAATGTTCTGGTTAGTAGTGGACAGATTGACGAGCTACAATTATCCATGTTTATGGCTAAGTTTATGGATATTCCGTTTATAGGGCTGGCAAACAGAAAGACAGATCGCTCGATTATTAATGTTTTGCCTGAAAAAATTATCAGAAAACATTTAGTGTTTCCCATGTTTAAAGTTTTAGATTCTCTCACTTTAGCAATGTTAGATCCTTTCAACCAAGAAGTAATCGAAGAAGTAACCGCTTATACCAAGCTAAGAGTAGAGCCAGTAGTAGCAACATATTCTGATTTAGAAGAGGTCATCAACAGGTGGTTTGGCGCAAACACTACGATCAAAGACCTTATTGAAAGTTACAGTGCTTTAGATATTAATTTATCTTTTTTGGAAGAAAATGCTATTTTTAAAGAAAAAGACGAACTCGGACCTGTTAATAAGTTAGCCCATTTAATAATTACAACTGCTATTAAAGATAATGCTTCGGATGTTCATTTAGAGTCAAAAGAAACAGGGATGGAAGTTAGATTCCGTTTAGATGGTGTTCTTCATAAGAAATGGTCGCTTCCTATTAATTTAAGTCAGCCACTTATTTCTAGTATTAAGATATTAGCAAAAATGGACATAGTAGAAAAAAGGCTTCCTTTAGATGGTAGTTTTCGCATACAAGCAGAACAAAGGTTAATAGATATACGTGTTTCAAGTTATCCAATGTTATATGGAGAAAAGCTTGTTTTACGTTTGTTAGATCAGGACAATATGGTTTTTGATCTAGAGAGGTTAGGGATGGATTATGAGCTCTATATAAAGCTTAGGTCCATCATTCAAAATAATTATGGAATATTTTTAGTAAGTGGCCCAACTGGTAGCGGGAAAACAACTACTTTATATTCAGTTCTAAACGAGATAAAGAGTAATGATAAAAATATAGTAACAATAGAAGACCCAGTTGAATACCATATAGATTTGATTAACCAGAGTGAGATTAATCCAAAATGTGGTCTTACTTTTGCTAGAGGTCTACGTTCTGTTTTAAGGCAAGACCCAGATATAATTTTAATAGGAGAAATTCGAGACAAAGAAACAGCAGAGATAGCGTTTCAGGCAGCATTAACAGGCCACCTTGTTTTATCTACGTTGCATACGAATGATACAGCATCATCTGTCGCTAGACTTATAGATATGGGAGTCGAGCCTTATTTGATTTCTTCTGTATTGTTAGGGGTTTTATCACAACGACTTGTTAGAAAAACCTGTTCAAAATGTCGAGACATGTATACCTCAGAACAGGATCTTCTTAATTGGGGTAATTTGAGTGCTGATGATGTTTTCCTCAAAGGAAAAGGTTGTAGTAGTTGTAGGAATACAGGCTATAAAGGCAGAACTGGGTTGTTTGAACTTTTAACTATGGACGATGTTTTGAAGCAGATGATTAACCAATCTAAATTTTCGGAGCTTGATATAAGAAAATATCAAGACTCTATTGGTACCGAGTTTTTAAAAGACGACGGTCTTAATAAAGTCAGACAACAGGTAACAACAATTGAAGAGGTGGCTAGAGTTGTTAAGTGA
- a CDS encoding type II secretion system F family protein: MLSDLEIMWFFRQLQYLLNSGISLYPSITIIYNDAEDTKIKKIIKEIVLQLREGDSFSHILHTKIKTGVFITNIIKVGEHKGTLDHALNKAIEYLQRKIELKRKLLNAFSYPVLLTLLSIGILLWVNIQIIPNFQEVYSQAGVILPLPTRILFFTHQFFTDNWLRFVVVVFGLLFVSYFILRKDLKMYFAKAQYMLPVFGNVYYYLSMLLFLSDFGTLQQSGITVIKSLRLSIDSVTNIFFREKLELVYEKVLDGMKVSKALDESKFFTNMVVQMLTTGEESSALGDVCVKVSDHLDQEIDVLVHRLISLIGPISLVIIGVFVAFISMSFLLPLFRMTAVIHA, encoded by the coding sequence TTGTTAAGTGATCTGGAGATTATGTGGTTTTTCAGACAGCTTCAATATTTGTTGAACAGTGGAATCTCCCTTTACCCAAGCATAACAATTATATATAACGACGCAGAAGATACAAAAATAAAAAAAATAATCAAAGAAATTGTGCTGCAGTTAAGAGAGGGAGATAGTTTTTCTCATATTCTGCATACCAAAATAAAGACAGGGGTGTTTATAACCAACATTATAAAGGTTGGTGAGCATAAAGGAACTTTAGACCATGCGCTGAATAAGGCAATCGAGTATTTGCAACGGAAGATAGAACTAAAGAGAAAGTTGTTAAATGCTTTTAGTTATCCAGTTTTACTTACATTGCTTAGTATTGGTATTTTATTATGGGTAAATATTCAGATTATTCCTAATTTTCAAGAAGTTTATTCTCAAGCTGGTGTAATATTGCCATTACCTACGAGGATACTTTTTTTTACACATCAGTTTTTTACTGACAATTGGCTAAGGTTTGTTGTTGTTGTGTTTGGCCTTTTATTTGTGTCTTATTTTATATTACGGAAAGACCTTAAAATGTATTTTGCTAAAGCACAGTATATGTTGCCTGTTTTTGGAAATGTTTATTACTATTTATCTATGTTGCTTTTTCTGTCTGATTTTGGCACTTTGCAGCAATCGGGGATAACAGTTATTAAGTCTTTGAGGTTAAGTATTGATTCTGTTACTAATATTTTCTTTCGTGAAAAGCTAGAGCTTGTGTATGAAAAAGTTCTTGATGGGATGAAAGTATCCAAAGCCTTAGATGAATCTAAGTTCTTTACAAATATGGTTGTGCAGATGCTAACAACTGGTGAAGAATCTTCTGCTTTAGGCGATGTGTGCGTTAAAGTTTCAGACCATTTAGACCAAGAAATAGATGTATTAGTCCACCGATTAATCAGTTTAATTGGACCAATTTCCTTGGTGATTATTGGTGTTTTTGTAGCCTTTATAAGCATGTCCTTCCTCTTACCTTTATTTAGAATGACAGCTGTTATTCATGCGTAA
- a CDS encoding prepilin-type N-terminal cleavage/methylation domain-containing protein has translation MRKGVTLIETMIVLVLAGIIMPFLFRMITITFDSVSAELNSRRLVKEDMSFVLEKEKQALIVINTEDSNIKYFVKKGKAINNLVIIGEEK, from the coding sequence ATGAGAAAAGGCGTTACTCTTATAGAAACCATGATTGTTTTAGTTTTAGCTGGGATTATTATGCCTTTTTTGTTTCGAATGATAACAATCACGTTTGACTCAGTTAGTGCAGAACTTAATTCAAGAAGATTAGTAAAAGAGGATATGTCTTTTGTTTTAGAGAAGGAAAAACAAGCATTGATTGTGATTAATACTGAAGATAGTAATATTAAGTATTTTGTTAAAAAAGGTAAAGCCATTAATAATTTAGTCATCATTGGAGAAGAAAAATGA
- a CDS encoding ABC transporter ATP-binding protein codes for MGAIIKFIKDFFSLLTIRDRVYLVVLIALSVVVSFVELFSLSMVVPFLALVSNQQLLLNNKYLSAIYNYFSFSSPLIFLFIFGCLLLFLIIFRGLVNVLYTYFLVKFSRTRYRTLSFRLFEKYLGLDYIDYSKGSSSSFIHNTLNESLNFTSFLYAALVLFSEVMIISIIYVLLILINWKITISLSIGIAIVSWIIAKVANPILKNAGVKRNQCQSKLISTLNETFGNYKYIKLMTDKSHFKENFFHSSSGFVRAEAIQGLFLVIPRIIMETGGICLLLIILLYALFLYKDPAVAVTLLTMYAIAFFRLLPSVNKILVNWGYLIFFKGSISKLAIEFRRDCEDLGDKFVNFSEKISLDGVSFGYDKNQQVLKDIKLAIPKGSKFAIVGPSGCGKSTLVDILTGLLVANKGTIRIDDVLLDKTNINSWRKNIGYIPQNIYLFEGTVKENVICGRKEDELKVINALKIAKIYDFLLTKDGVDTIVGENGIMLSGGQKQRIGIARALYDSPSVLILDEATSALDQITENDIIQEILGIDGELTIIIVTHREYFLKNCDLVYKMGD; via the coding sequence GTGGGTGCAATTATTAAATTTATAAAAGATTTTTTTAGTCTATTAACAATTAGAGACAGAGTATATTTGGTTGTTTTAATTGCATTATCAGTTGTTGTGTCTTTTGTTGAGCTTTTTAGTTTATCAATGGTAGTCCCCTTTTTAGCATTAGTGAGCAATCAACAGTTATTGCTTAATAATAAATATTTAAGTGCTATTTATAATTATTTTTCTTTTTCTTCACCTCTAATTTTTTTATTTATATTTGGTTGTTTGTTGTTATTTTTAATTATTTTTAGAGGTTTAGTAAATGTTCTTTATACTTATTTCCTTGTTAAGTTTTCACGAACACGTTATCGCACATTATCCTTTCGGTTGTTTGAGAAATATCTTGGCTTAGATTACATTGACTATAGTAAAGGGTCTTCGTCTTCTTTTATACACAACACTTTAAACGAATCTTTAAACTTTACATCCTTTTTATATGCTGCTCTTGTTTTGTTTTCTGAAGTTATGATTATTTCAATAATATATGTGTTGTTAATTTTAATTAATTGGAAAATAACTATTAGTTTATCAATAGGGATAGCTATTGTGTCATGGATTATCGCAAAAGTGGCAAATCCAATATTGAAAAATGCCGGGGTTAAGAGGAATCAATGTCAGTCAAAATTAATTAGCACGTTAAATGAAACCTTTGGGAATTATAAATATATTAAGTTAATGACAGATAAGAGTCATTTTAAAGAAAATTTCTTTCATTCTAGTTCTGGTTTTGTGAGAGCCGAAGCTATCCAAGGTTTATTTTTAGTTATACCGCGCATCATTATGGAAACTGGTGGCATTTGTCTTTTGTTGATTATCTTGTTGTATGCATTATTTTTATATAAAGATCCAGCGGTGGCAGTAACGCTACTTACTATGTATGCAATTGCTTTTTTTAGGCTACTCCCTTCAGTAAATAAGATTCTGGTAAATTGGGGTTATTTGATTTTTTTTAAAGGTTCAATAAGTAAATTAGCAATAGAGTTTAGAAGAGACTGTGAGGATTTGGGTGACAAGTTTGTTAACTTTTCTGAAAAGATTTCGCTTGATGGAGTTAGTTTTGGATATGATAAAAATCAGCAAGTTTTGAAAGATATTAAATTGGCTATACCTAAAGGAAGCAAGTTTGCGATTGTTGGCCCTAGTGGTTGTGGTAAGAGTACTCTTGTTGACATACTTACAGGGTTGTTAGTAGCCAATAAGGGGACTATAAGGATTGATGATGTTTTGCTTGATAAAACAAACATTAATTCTTGGCGTAAAAATATCGGTTATATTCCCCAAAATATTTATTTATTTGAAGGCACAGTAAAAGAAAATGTTATTTGCGGAAGAAAAGAAGATGAGCTCAAGGTTATCAATGCTTTGAAGATAGCTAAAATATATGACTTTTTATTAACTAAAGATGGTGTCGATACTATAGTAGGAGAGAATGGTATTATGTTAAGTGGTGGGCAAAAACAAAGGATAGGTATAGCGCGTGCTTTGTATGATAGTCCTAGTGTTTTGATTTTAGATGAAGCAACTTCAGCTTTGGATCAAATTACTGAAAATGATATCATACAAGAGATTTTAGGAATAGATGGAGAACTGACAATTATTATCGTTACCCATAGAGAATATTTTTTAAAAAATTGTGATTTAGTTTATAAGATGGGTGATTAA
- a CDS encoding class I SAM-dependent methyltransferase: protein MNRFKEFYSEYEDNHADKFDNYLDIYDDHFKRFKSKKNLVLMEIGVFKGDSLKMWKYYFGEKVTIYGVDINPECKKYEDENIHIIIGSQSDQKFLNKLKELVPKIDILIDDGGHTMRQQIKTFKILFDHISEEGVYLCEDLHTSYWLSYGGGHKRTGTFIEFSKNFIDKINARYSQQRSLKVDAFTRSVKSLHYYDSVLVIEKGHNISPKRIVDVVSNLGSSPKIIKRNFLTRLLSVLLRMFNRILCFFHLPSFYYGR, encoded by the coding sequence ATGAATAGGTTTAAAGAGTTTTACAGTGAATATGAGGATAATCATGCTGACAAATTTGATAATTATCTAGATATTTATGATGATCATTTTAAGCGATTTAAAAGTAAGAAAAATTTAGTCCTTATGGAAATAGGTGTTTTTAAAGGTGATTCTTTGAAAATGTGGAAATATTATTTTGGTGAGAAAGTTACCATTTATGGAGTAGACATTAATCCTGAATGTAAAAAATATGAGGATGAAAATATTCATATAATAATAGGATCACAATCAGACCAAAAGTTTTTGAATAAATTGAAGGAATTGGTGCCAAAGATTGATATTTTGATTGATGATGGTGGGCATACTATGCGACAACAAATAAAAACTTTTAAGATTTTATTTGATCATATAAGTGAAGAAGGCGTTTATTTGTGTGAAGACTTACATACCTCTTATTGGTTGTCTTATGGTGGTGGGCATAAGAGAACTGGTACATTTATTGAGTTTAGTAAAAATTTCATTGATAAAATAAATGCTAGATATTCACAGCAAAGAAGCTTGAAGGTTGATGCTTTCACTAGGTCAGTGAAGTCATTACATTATTATGATAGTGTATTAGTTATTGAGAAAGGGCACAATATTTCTCCAAAAAGAATTGTAGATGTAGTTAGTAATCTGGGAAGTAGTCCCAAAATAATTAAAAGGAATTTTTTGACACGCTTATTATCAGTTCTATTGAGAATGTTTAATCGGATTCTTTGTTTTTTCCATTTGCCAAGTTTTTATTACGGTCGCTAA
- a CDS encoding class I SAM-dependent methyltransferase, which produces MKEDIYVFFHIATIGKFYQEIVDEIFEHIQASGLINDCTKIFLGIVGEGDIRLSTDPKISVIYNSPNYFDYELKTMSYLDDFAKSYEGKCKILYIHTKGVSSGTFINETRIKMLNCVVDNYKDCINKLGKYDMVGAYLSFGKTPHFSGNFWWVNVSHVKSLKPFKEYLKKYNFWYQIYLNKRYAAEFWPLSNKNPRAYGCIQNIQTDRQSLFFRIKDKTKRYAYNLLALLFPKRILKIKENKWNYNYYGNARLDLIQYVPKDVVNVLELGCGEGDTLKKIKEIYPNVSTTGIEIYDKAAKIAFGVADRIIEGDIEGITLDLKDNSSDVIICGDVIEHLKDPWLVLQKFSQVLCDEGVLIASIPNVGHLGPVLKILTNRYELQESGIFDRTHLRYYTKRVIVNLFKESSYSIDKLIPIYSNSWKSKLLVILSFGLLKRFLICSFIVVAKKSNVPEL; this is translated from the coding sequence ATGAAGGAAGATATCTATGTTTTTTTTCATATTGCAACTATTGGAAAGTTTTATCAAGAGATTGTTGATGAAATTTTTGAGCACATTCAGGCTTCAGGCTTAATTAATGATTGTACAAAGATATTCCTTGGTATCGTTGGTGAGGGAGATATTCGCTTATCCACTGACCCAAAGATCTCAGTAATATACAATTCTCCGAATTATTTTGACTATGAACTTAAAACCATGAGTTATTTAGATGATTTTGCAAAAAGTTATGAGGGGAAATGTAAAATATTATATATCCACACAAAAGGAGTTTCATCAGGGACTTTTATAAATGAGACTAGAATAAAAATGTTGAATTGTGTTGTGGATAATTATAAAGATTGCATTAATAAGTTAGGTAAGTATGATATGGTTGGTGCTTATTTAAGTTTTGGAAAAACACCACATTTCTCTGGCAATTTTTGGTGGGTAAACGTTAGCCATGTTAAGTCTTTAAAACCTTTTAAGGAATATTTAAAAAAGTATAATTTTTGGTATCAAATATATTTAAATAAAAGATATGCTGCTGAGTTTTGGCCACTGTCAAATAAGAATCCTCGTGCATACGGTTGTATCCAGAATATACAAACAGATAGACAATCTTTATTTTTTAGGATTAAGGATAAGACAAAAAGGTACGCATATAACTTGCTAGCATTGTTGTTCCCAAAGAGGATATTAAAAATAAAAGAAAACAAATGGAATTATAATTATTATGGCAATGCTAGACTGGATTTAATTCAATATGTGCCTAAAGATGTTGTTAATGTTCTTGAATTGGGTTGTGGAGAGGGAGATACGTTAAAAAAGATTAAGGAGATATACCCAAATGTGTCTACAACAGGAATAGAAATTTATGATAAGGCAGCAAAAATAGCATTTGGCGTTGCAGATAGGATAATTGAGGGAGATATTGAAGGAATAACCTTAGATTTAAAAGATAATAGTTCCGATGTTATTATTTGTGGTGATGTAATAGAGCATTTAAAGGACCCATGGTTGGTGTTGCAAAAGTTTTCCCAAGTTCTTTGTGATGAAGGGGTTCTTATTGCAAGCATTCCTAATGTCGGTCATCTTGGACCAGTTTTAAAAATCTTAACTAATAGATATGAACTTCAAGAAAGTGGAATATTTGATAGAACACATTTGAGGTATTATACAAAAAGAGTAATTGTTAATCTTTTTAAAGAGTCTTCTTATTCTATTGATAAGTTGATTCCAATATATAGTAATTCTTGGAAAAGCAAATTGTTAGTTATTTTAAGTTTTGGGCTATTAAAAAGATTTTTAATTTGTTCTTTTATTGTTGTTGCTAAAAAGAGTAATGTTCCTGAATTATAG